One window of the Streptomyces sp. ITFR-21 genome contains the following:
- a CDS encoding streptophobe family protein, with amino-acid sequence MSARSTPWAGVLFSSLAAVSWAFAAMAGVAALGLHLLGADASASLGPMTAAVVAMAVGGKVRPTGDIGVFGLTGSQTQAAIGITPLGVSLVGALFLVWVFLRSLRRAGPLVTPAELAARVATTAALFLALVGGLAWAGQDTVAIDAGSVGPSSGTAGDLLGGLPGIGDIGGGLTDGLQDIVKADTSVKFHVETGRSLLGALVWVLVVLLIALLASRRTPLPAGWQALHRVVRPAVSAITAVLLTAVLAGFAAAVFAAATGDQPGRIMGAALLGTPNGVWLAVPLGLFVPWKGTASGPLASLLPDPVGRFVAGHGGATITPGALADLDGRVWLLPLAAALMMLLAGALTATRTPPEATRGRFVAACALRLGVATALALPLLVGLTGVTVNANLSVFGFDAVGAGIDLRGNATLAFLLGALWGAAAGAAGAFLALATGAAGRRPAALAVPGPAPVPADTPPSPAGPPGPAPRPAPPAPPGPVADDAGRTYPALAYRPGPYQPSTPYRPDQGPNPYQEPHPYADPSPAKDKEWPPPPPRPPS; translated from the coding sequence ATGAGTGCACGGAGTACGCCCTGGGCCGGAGTGCTGTTCAGCTCTCTGGCCGCGGTGAGTTGGGCGTTCGCGGCGATGGCGGGCGTGGCCGCGCTGGGGCTTCACCTGCTCGGCGCGGACGCGTCGGCCTCGCTGGGGCCGATGACGGCGGCGGTCGTCGCGATGGCGGTCGGCGGGAAGGTGCGGCCGACCGGTGACATCGGCGTGTTCGGGCTGACCGGGTCGCAGACGCAGGCCGCGATCGGCATCACGCCGCTCGGGGTGAGCCTGGTGGGGGCGCTGTTCCTGGTCTGGGTGTTCCTGCGGTCACTGCGCCGGGCGGGGCCGCTCGTCACGCCGGCCGAACTGGCCGCGCGGGTCGCGACGACGGCGGCGCTGTTTCTGGCGCTGGTCGGCGGGCTGGCGTGGGCCGGGCAGGACACGGTGGCCATCGACGCGGGCTCGGTCGGGCCGTCCAGCGGGACCGCCGGCGATCTGCTGGGCGGGCTGCCCGGGATCGGGGACATCGGCGGCGGTCTGACCGACGGGTTGCAGGACATCGTCAAGGCCGACACCTCGGTGAAGTTCCACGTGGAGACCGGGCGGTCGCTGCTCGGGGCGCTGGTGTGGGTGCTGGTGGTGCTGCTGATCGCGCTCCTGGCGTCCCGCCGGACACCGCTGCCGGCCGGGTGGCAGGCGCTGCACCGGGTGGTGCGGCCGGCCGTGTCGGCGATCACCGCGGTGCTGCTGACGGCGGTGCTCGCCGGGTTCGCGGCGGCGGTGTTCGCGGCGGCGACCGGGGATCAGCCGGGTCGGATCATGGGCGCGGCACTGCTGGGTACGCCCAACGGGGTGTGGCTCGCGGTGCCACTGGGGCTGTTCGTACCGTGGAAGGGGACGGCGTCCGGGCCGCTGGCCTCGCTGCTGCCCGACCCGGTGGGGCGCTTCGTGGCCGGGCACGGCGGGGCCACCATCACGCCGGGCGCGCTCGCCGACCTCGACGGCCGGGTGTGGCTGCTGCCGCTCGCCGCCGCGTTGATGATGCTGCTGGCCGGGGCGCTGACCGCGACCCGTACGCCGCCGGAGGCCACCCGGGGCCGCTTCGTGGCCGCGTGCGCGCTACGGCTCGGGGTCGCCACGGCGCTGGCGCTGCCGCTCCTGGTCGGGCTCACCGGCGTCACGGTGAACGCCAACCTGTCCGTGTTCGGCTTCGACGCGGTCGGGGCGGGCATCGACCTGCGGGGCAACGCCACGCTGGCCTTCCTGCTGGGCGCGCTCTGGGGCGCCGCGGCCGGCGCGGCGGGGGCGTTCCTGGCCCTGGCCACCGGTGCGGCCGGCCGCAGGCCGGCCGCCCTCGCGGTCCCGGGCCCCGCGCCGGTCCCCGCGGACACCCCGCCGAGTCCGGCCGGCCCGCCCGGCCCGGCTCCCCGGCCCGCTCCGCCCGCTCCGCCCGGCCCGGTGGCCGACGACGCCGGCCGTACGTATCCGGCCCTCGCCTACCGGCCCGGTCCCTACCAGCCGAGCACGCCCTACCGCCCGGACCAGGGGCCGAACCCCTACCAGGAGCCCCATCCGTACGCCGACCCCTCCCCCGCCAAGGACAAGGAGTGGCCGCCCCCGCCGCCGCGTCCGCCGTCCTGA